One window of Salmo salar chromosome ssa11, Ssal_v3.1, whole genome shotgun sequence genomic DNA carries:
- the ubl7 gene encoding ubiquitin-like 7 — protein MMSEWHLSLKLVDQPKSTFHFPETMPGDVSPGGYRVSTLKQLVAAQLPDSLPDPELIELVHCGRKLKDDLTLDSCGIQPGSTLHILKRTWPEPEINPEPVNRTTAAREFRVLQAALHSNSTYRDSVFKMLTNKESLDQIIVATPGLRSDPVALGVLQDKDLFVQFTDPNMLDVLISSHPALVNAIILVLHSVAGSMPAQSSAGSSRNVSSSSYSDMPGGFMFEGMSDDDEDFQSGNQAGPSNRTGGPAGMRPVSLGHSGATGPRPITQSELATALALASTPESSAVTPIAGAQQDTSSGVPPTPAGTPVSNDLFSQALQQALQASSMSSMSSLQGRWQSQLQQLRDMGIQDEELMLRALQATDGDIQSALELIFAGGPGL, from the exons ATGATGTCGGAGTGGCACCTGTCATTGAAGCTGGTGGATCAGCCCAAATCCACCTTCCACTTCCCTGAGACGATGCCTGGAGACGTGTCTCCCGGCGGGTACCGAGTCTCTACTCTGAAACAGCTCGTTGCAGCACAGCTCCCTGATTCCCTACCGGACCCCGAACTCATAG AGCTGGTACACTGTGGTCGCAAGTTGAAGGATGACCTGACTTTAGACTCATGTGGGATCCAGCCTGGCTCCACCCTGCACATCCTCAAAAGGACCTGGCCTGAACCAGAGATCAATCCAG AGCCAGTGAACAGGACGACTGCAGCCAGGGAGTTTCGTGTGCTGCAGGCAGCCCTCCACTCCAACTCCACCTACAGAGACTCG GTGTTTAAGATGCTGACTAATAAGGAGTCTCTAGATCAGATCATTGTGGCCACGCCAGGGCTGAGATCTGACCCGGTAGCACTAG GAGTGCTCCAAGACAAAGATCTATTTGTGCAATTCACAGACCCTAACATGCTGGATGT GTTGATCAGTTCTCACCCAGCCCTGGTCAATGCCATCATCCTAGTCCTCCACTCAGTGGCTGGCAGCATGCCTGCTCAGTCCAGCGCTGGCTCCTCCCGCAACGTTTCCTCCAGCTCCTACAGTGACATGCCAG GAGGGTTTATGTTTGAGGGCATGTCTGATGACGATGAAGATTTCCAATCG GGCAATCAGGCAGGCCCATCCAACCGAACCGGGGGCCCAGCAGGAATGCGGCCTGTGTCCCTTGGCCATAGTGGAGCTACAGGCCCTCGACCCATAACACAGAGTGAGCTGGCCACTGCCCTGGCCCTGGCCAGTACTCCTGAGAGCAGTGCTGTTACTCCCATAGCAGGGGCTCAG CAGGACACCTCATCTGGAGTGCCTCCCACGCCAGCAGGGACTCCTGTCAGCAATGACCTTTTCAGCCAGGCACTGCAGCAGGCTCTGCAGGCCTCCAGCATGTCCAGCATGTCCTCTCTCCAG GGGCGTTGGCAGTCCCAGCTGCAGCAGCTGAGAGACATGGGGATCCAGGATGAGGAGCTGATGTTACGGGCGCTGCAGGCTACAGACGGGGACATCCAGTCAGCTCTGGAGCTCATCTTCGCTGGAGGGCCAGGACTCTGA
- the ubl7 gene encoding ubiquitin-like 7 isoform X2, whose protein sequence is MMSEWHLSLKLVDQPKSTFHFPETMPGDVSPGGYRVSTLKQLVAAQLPDSLPDPELIELVHCGRKLKDDLTLDSCGIQPGSTLHILKRTWPEPEINPEPVNRTTAAREFRVLQAALHSNSTYRDSVFKMLTNKESLDQIIVATPGLRSDPVALGVLQDKDLFVQFTDPNMLDVLISSHPALVNAIILVLHSVAGSMPAQSSAGSSRNVSSSSYSDMPGGFMFEGMSDDDEDFQSGNQAGPSNRTGGPAGMRPVSLGHSGATGPRPITQSELATALALASTPESSAVTPIAGAQDTSSGVPPTPAGTPVSNDLFSQALQQALQASSMSSMSSLQGRWQSQLQQLRDMGIQDEELMLRALQATDGDIQSALELIFAGGPGL, encoded by the exons ATGATGTCGGAGTGGCACCTGTCATTGAAGCTGGTGGATCAGCCCAAATCCACCTTCCACTTCCCTGAGACGATGCCTGGAGACGTGTCTCCCGGCGGGTACCGAGTCTCTACTCTGAAACAGCTCGTTGCAGCACAGCTCCCTGATTCCCTACCGGACCCCGAACTCATAG AGCTGGTACACTGTGGTCGCAAGTTGAAGGATGACCTGACTTTAGACTCATGTGGGATCCAGCCTGGCTCCACCCTGCACATCCTCAAAAGGACCTGGCCTGAACCAGAGATCAATCCAG AGCCAGTGAACAGGACGACTGCAGCCAGGGAGTTTCGTGTGCTGCAGGCAGCCCTCCACTCCAACTCCACCTACAGAGACTCG GTGTTTAAGATGCTGACTAATAAGGAGTCTCTAGATCAGATCATTGTGGCCACGCCAGGGCTGAGATCTGACCCGGTAGCACTAG GAGTGCTCCAAGACAAAGATCTATTTGTGCAATTCACAGACCCTAACATGCTGGATGT GTTGATCAGTTCTCACCCAGCCCTGGTCAATGCCATCATCCTAGTCCTCCACTCAGTGGCTGGCAGCATGCCTGCTCAGTCCAGCGCTGGCTCCTCCCGCAACGTTTCCTCCAGCTCCTACAGTGACATGCCAG GAGGGTTTATGTTTGAGGGCATGTCTGATGACGATGAAGATTTCCAATCG GGCAATCAGGCAGGCCCATCCAACCGAACCGGGGGCCCAGCAGGAATGCGGCCTGTGTCCCTTGGCCATAGTGGAGCTACAGGCCCTCGACCCATAACACAGAGTGAGCTGGCCACTGCCCTGGCCCTGGCCAGTACTCCTGAGAGCAGTGCTGTTACTCCCATAGCAGGGGCTCAG GACACCTCATCTGGAGTGCCTCCCACGCCAGCAGGGACTCCTGTCAGCAATGACCTTTTCAGCCAGGCACTGCAGCAGGCTCTGCAGGCCTCCAGCATGTCCAGCATGTCCTCTCTCCAG GGGCGTTGGCAGTCCCAGCTGCAGCAGCTGAGAGACATGGGGATCCAGGATGAGGAGCTGATGTTACGGGCGCTGCAGGCTACAGACGGGGACATCCAGTCAGCTCTGGAGCTCATCTTCGCTGGAGGGCCAGGACTCTGA